A region of the Actinomycetota bacterium genome:
GTTCGAGCAGGTGAAAAACGGTGAGGAGGTCGGCTTCGACGTCGACATGACCGAAGAGATCGCCTCTCGTCTGGGCCTGACGGTCGAGTGGATCCGCGCCGATTTCGACACGATCTTCACAGCTGTCGCCGGCGGGCAGTTCGACATGGTGGCCGCGGCCTCGACGATCACCGAGGAACGGGAGCAGACCGTGGACTTCTCCGACTCGTACTTCAACTCGCGACAGGCCCTGGTCATCAACACGAACGAGACGCCGGACATCGCCTCGACGGATGACCTTCAGGAAGGTGACGTCGTCGGTGTCCAGCGCGGTACGACCGGAGCCGCGTGGGCGCGGGACAACCTGGAGTCGAACGGCATCGAGCTCCAGACGTTCACGTCCGCGACCGACGGACTCCGAGCGCTCGAGGGCGGTGGCATGACGGCGTTCATCGCGGACGAGCCCTTCGTCGCCGAGGCCATCGCCGACCTGCCGAGCCTGGAGGTCGTGGAGGGGATCGATACGGACGAGAAGTACGGGTTCGCGTTCTCACCGGAGAACCCCGAGCTGCACGACGCGGTGAACGTCGTCCTGGCGGAGATTATCGCGGACGGTACCTACCGGACGTTCTACGAGAAGTGGTTCCCCGGCGCGCCGCTGCCGCCGGAGTTCGAGCCGACGGCGTAACAAGCGCTCCGACGGAAGGCCCGCCCGCATGATTGCGGCGCGGGCCTTCCGCGTTCCAGCCACGCCAACTCGAGGAGGGCAGGCATCCGATGGCCGAGGTGACGCTCGACACGCGACCCCCTGTTCGCGAGGCTCCACCCGATACCCGCGGACCGAGCTCTCCACAGTCGTTGACGGCGTTGTGGCTGGGGATCGGTTCGATCGCCGCCGTCTTCGGTGGCACGATCGCCCTGATCCTGAACTACGAGCTGTCCCCGCGGGTGCTCACGCCATCGTGCATCGACCTGCAGCTCACACGCGAGATCAGGGGCGCGCTCGGCGTGTGCAACTTCGTCGAGGCTCTGCGTTCGAGCGCCGAGACGGCCATGCTCCTGATCGGGATCGCGCTCGGGGTCGTAGCGATGACATTCGGCTGGAGCATCCGCGGCCGGATGGACACGTTCCGTCGGAGGGAGCAGGCCATCACCGGCGCGGTCCTGGGTCTACAGGGCGTGTTCATCGCTCTCGTCATCCTGGCGTTCCGGGAGGGCCGTCCCGATCTGTTCGCGAAGAACTTCCTGAACTTCGCCGTGATCGGGCCGTACTTCCCAGGTCCGTTCTTCAGCGCCATAAAGAACACGATCGTCCTCGCGTTCGTCGGCGAGACCGGTGGCATCGTCATCGGCATGGTGCTCGCCGTCCTCTCCTTGTCGACACGAAGCGCTGCACGGGCGCCGGCTCGGGCATACATCAACCTCTTCCGAGGAACGCCGCTGATCTGGCAGCTCGCCACGGGTTACTTCGTGCTGCTGCTCGGATTCGATATCCGTCCGTCGACCTTCCTCGTGGCGATGGGGATCTTTGCGCTGAACACAGGCGCATACGCGGCCGAGGTCTTCCGGGCGGGCATCCAGTCGATCGAGCGTGGACAGATCGAGGCGGCGCGTTCGCTCGGGATGACGTATCTCCAGGCGATGCGCTTCGCGATCGTGCCGCAGGCGATCCGGCGCGTCATCCCCCCGCTGATGAACGAGTTCGTCATCCTGATCAAGGACACGGCGCTCGTCGTTGTGCTCGGGTTGACGACGAGCCAGCAGGAGCTGTTCGCATGGGCCCGCGCCGGGCAGTCGGACACGTTCAACGCCACGTTCTTCACTGCTGCCGCCCTCGGCTACCTTGTCGTCACGTTGCCGCTCATCCGGCTTGTCAACGCGGTTGAACGCAGGCTCCGCAGCGGTCTCGTCGGCATCGCGGGAGCGACCGCATGAGCGAGATCCGGAGCGCGCCGATGCCGCCTCCCGACGAGGAACCCTTGATCCGCATGGACGGCGTGCACAAATGGTTCGGCGACAACCACGTCCTCCGAGGCATCGACGTGTCGCTCGAGCCCGGTGAGGTGGAGGTCATCGTCGGACCGTCAGGCGGCGGGAAGTCGACGCTGCTGCGTTGCGCGAACCTTCTGGAGCGCCCCACGCTGGGCAAGGTCTGGTTCATGAATGAGGACATCACCGACATCCGGTGTGACCTGAACGCCGTCAGATCGAAGATGGGCATGGTGTTCCAGCAGTTCAATCTGTTCCCGCACATGACGGCGCTCGGCAACATCACCGTCGCGCTCGAGAGGGTGCTGAGGCTCAACGACGCAGAGGCCAGGGACCGGGCGATCGTGCAGCTGCAGCACGTCGGACTGGAGCACAAGGCGGACTCCTATCCCGGCCAGCTCTCGGGCGGTCAGCAACAGCGCGTAGCGATCGCCCGGGCCTTGGCCATGACGCCTCGCTTGATGTTGTTCGACGAGGTGACTTCGGCGCTTGACCCGGAGCTCGTCGGCGAGGTCCTCGGCGTGATGAGGCAACTCGCCGAGGAGGGCATGACGATGATGGTCGTGACGCACGAGATGGGGTTCGCACGCGAGGTGGGCACGTGGATGGTCTTCGTCGACGGCGGGGTCATCGCGGAACGCGGCCGGCCGAAGGAGATGTTCGCGAACCCACAGACGGACCGTCTTCGGCAGTTCTTCAGCAAGGTGCTCTAGGCCCGCCTCATGGCGGTTCCGAGACGGACGCTGCTCCTCGCCGCGGCCGCGTTGACCGTCACGGGCGTCGCGGCTGTCGTTGCGTTCGCCCTGAGATCAGGCGCGGGCCAGTCCCATCGTCCGTCGGCGAACCCGGAGGGCCCGTACGTCGTGAGCGCCATCGACTACCACTTCCACGACGCTCATCCGACCTTCCCGATCGGCCCCGATCGCGACCTCGTAGTGAAGAACGTCGGGCGAAACCTTCACAATGTGACCATCCCGGCCCTCGGCTACTCGCAAGACGTGAGGCCGGGTCAGGAGGTGACGATCGCCGACGTGGCCGAGCAATTGGGAGCTCCCGGCCGCTACCCCTTCTTCTGTCGGTTCCACCGGGACCGCGGGATGAAGGGTTCGATCGTCATCGCGAACGCCTGACGTCGCGGAGCACTCAAGCGACGCTCGGTTGCTGAGATGAGTGACGGGCCGAGGAACCTTTGGAGTGGCTCACGCCTTCCCCATACGCGAGCGTTGTCTACTCGGTTCCTCGACCCGTCAAAAGTTGGCCCCAAGCGACCCGGACGCCGGTTGGCGGTGCCCCTCCGTATCAACCGGCCGCCTCAGGGCTCGCACCCATTCGGTCGGTATCGGTCTAGCGGAGGTGCTTCCGTCCTCCCGTCCCTGCGGCCGCTCGGGACCGGCGCGAACAGTAACGACGGGCTATCAGCGTGTCAACGCGATGGAAATGGCTGCGCCGCAACTCTGAAGGCTCGACTGCGCAGGTAGCGCGCGCCGTCGTACGAGCGGAGAAAGAGTGACAAACAGGACACGATCTCGTTACGCCGTCGTCACCTGTTGGCCGCATCCATCACAACACGCCGCGATGGAAGCGGCTGCGTCGGCCGCAGATACAGCGTTCCCACGACGACGAGATACGCGGCCCATGCCACGACTTCCAACACTCCGGGATCGGCGTTGTAGCCGACGAGTCCGCGGAGCACCGCTCCGACCCCCTCGTCGTCGGGCAGCGTCGCGGAAAGATCGAACGCGGGCGACTCGAGGAAGGGCAACCATCCCGCCTCTTGCAACTCGTGCACTGAGTATGCGAACAGCCCGGCGGCGACGACGACGAGGATCACCCCGGTCACCTTGAAGAACGTTCGAAGGTTCATGCGGATGCCGCCCCGATACAACAGCACACCCAGCACGACGGCGAGCCCGAGTCCGAGCATCGCCCCGAGGAGTTGCGCCGCCACGCCGCCGCCCTCGACGGCCGTCCCCTCCGCCGCCGCGAACAAGAACAGCGCCGTCTCCACGCCCTCGCGCAGGACGGCGAAGAACGCGATCGCGGCCAGGGCGAGACCCCCCGCCGTGAGCGCCGTATCCACCTTCTGCTGAAGCTCGGACTTGATCCGCGCCCCCTGACGGCGCATCCAGAAGATCATCCACGTGAGGACCCCGACGGCCGTGAGCGTCACCAGGCCCTCGAAGACCTGCTCGGCCGTGCCCTCGAACTCGGCGCCGACGGAGAAGATGATCGTGCCGACGATGGCCGAAAGCGCCACGGCGAGGCCCGTTCCCCACCACACCAGGTGCGACCGGTCGGAGCGACCGAGCTGCTTCAGGTAGGCGAGGACGATGGACACGATCAGCGCGGCTTCGATGCCCTCACGTAGCGCGATGACGAATGCAGCACCCATCCACGAACACCCCTCGAGTCGACCGATCCGGAGCACCGGAAATCCTATGGAGGAGGTCGGATTCACGTCAAGGTCGTTTGCTACCGAACGACGCCGGACGCGCCCAGGAAAAGGCGCGTCCGACGCGAGCGTTACGATTGAGGCGCCAGTGACGTCTCGCGTAAGCGACCAGCCCAAACGCCTCTTCCTCCTCGACGGCCACAGCCTTTCCTATCGCGCGTTCTTCGCGCTCCCGACGTCGCTCCAGACGACGACGGGCCAGATCACAAACGCCGTCTACGGATTCACGTCGATGCTGATCAAGCTCCTGACGGAGGAGAAGCCCGACCTGATCGCCGTCGCGTTCGACATCGGTGCACCGACCGTGCGGCTCGAGAAGTACGCCGAGTACAAGGCGGGGCGTGCGGAAGCGCCGGGCGAGTTCCGCGAGCAGCTTGGCCTGATCGTCGAGGTCCTGGAGACGCTTCGCATCCCGGTCCTCGGCATCGAACGGCACGAGGCGGACGACGTCATCGCGACGCTCGCACTCCAGGCGGTCGAGGAGGGGATCGACACCACGATCGTCACCGCCGATCGCGATTTCTTCCAGATGGTTCGCCCCGGGATCAGCGTGATGTTCAACGTCAAGGGCATCTCCGACATCCGCCGGTATGACGTCGACGCGGTGACCGCGCGCTACGGGCTTCCGCCGGAGAAGTACCGCGACTTCGTCGCCCTGAAAGGCGATCCGTCCGACAACATCCCCGGCGTCCCGGGCGTCGGCGACAAGACGGCGACCAAGCTCGTGCAGGACTTCGGCTCCGTCGAGCAACTCCTCGAGCGGACCGACGAGCTGAAGGGCAAGCTCAAGGAGGCGATCGAAGCTGCGGGCGAACAGCTGCGGCTCAACAAGGAGCTCGCGGAGCTGGACACGTCGCTCGAGCTCGAGGTGCGGCCCGAAGAGTGCGTCATGGGGGAGTGGGACCTGGAGGCCGTGCGACGTCTGTTCACCTCGCTGGAGTTCCGAACTCTGTTCGAACGGCTGGAGGAGGTCGGGCGCAGTACCAAGCCGGCATTCGAGATGTCCGAGCTCGACCTGCGAGAGACGACGGCCGAGGAGGTCGCGACCCTCGTGTCGTCGGACGCCCCGAAAGCGGTACGACTGCGGATCGACGACGGGCGGATCGGCGGAATCGCCGTCTCGGCCGGTGGAGGACAGGCGGCGTATGCCCCTCTGGCGAAGTGGAACGATGTTTCCGCCGCGCTCGCGTCGGCCGCGCCGAAGTGGGCGCACGACGCGAAGGACACCGAAGCCGCTGTGCTCGCGGCGGGCGGCGCGCTCGGGGGCGTCGTCGTCGACACGATGCTCGCGGGATACCTGCTCGACCCCGCGGCCCCGAGCTTCGACCTTTCCGCGCTCGCCGAGACGTACCTCGGCGTCGACGTCCTCGGCTCGGTGGAGGAAGAAGCGGCCGCCGAAGCGACTGGCCAGCTGTTCGGCGACGGCTGGCGGGCGACGGCCGCCGAGGCCGCCGCGGTCGCGCTGCTCGCGCCGGCGATGTTGGAGCGGATCGACAAGGCAGGGCTTCGACGTTTGCTCGACGAGGTCGAGCTGCCGCTTTCGTCGGTGCTCGCGCGGATGCAGGCGGCGGGCGTCGCGCTCGACGTCGGATACCTCGAGGAGATTGCCGAGGGGATGCGCGACAAGATGGCCACCCTCAAGGCCGACATCTACCGGCACGCCGGCGAGGAGTTCAACCTCAACTCGCCCCCGCAGCTGCGCGCGATCCTGTACGAGAAGCTGAAGCTCGCTCCCAGCAAGCGCACGTCGAAGGGTCAGCTCTCGACCGACGCCAGCGTCTTGGAGAAACTGCGCGACGCACACCCGATCGTCGAGGCGCTCCTCGCGTGGCGCGAGCTCGACAAGCTGAACTCGACGTACCTCGAAGCGTTACCGCGGCAGGTCGACCCACGCGACGGGCGTGTCCACACCACGTTTAACCAGACCGGCGCGGCGACGGGGCGGCTGTCGAGCTCGAACCCCAACCTGCAGAACATCCCGTCGCGGGGCGAGCTGGGGCGTCAGATCCGACGGGCCTTCGTTCCGGGTTCGTCCGGACAGCTCCTCCTGGTCGCCGACTACTCGCAGATCGAGCTGCGGATCCTGGCTCACCTCGCCGGCGACGAGGGGCTCAAGGCCGCGTTCGAGTCCGGGACGGACATCCACACGGCGACGTCGGCGCGCGTCTTCGATCTCCCCGAGGACCAGATCGATCCGGCGACCCGAAGCCGCGCGAAGGCGATCAACTACGGCCTCGCCTACGGGATGAACGCGTGGGGTCTCGCGTCGCGGCTGGAGATCACGCCGGACGAGGCTCAAGAGTTCATCGACGCGTACTTCGAGAGCTTCCCGCAGATCCGGGAGTACCTCGACCGGCAGGTCGCGCGGGCCGCGGCCGAGGGGTTCACCGAGACGTTGCTCGGACGGCGTCGCTACATCCCGGAGCTCCACGCGGCCAACCCACGCGTTCGCGACATGGGGCGGCGGATGGCGCTCAACGCGCCGATCCAGGGGAGCGCGGCCGACGTGTTCAAGCTCGGCATGCTGCGCGTGGACGAGGCGGTGCGTGAGTCGAGCTTCGAGTGCCGGATGCTCCTGACGGTCCACGACGAGCTTGTGTTCGAGGTCGCCAAGGACCGCGTCGAGGAGGCCGGCGAGGTCGTCAAGAAACAGATGGAATCGGCCTACGAACTCACCGTTCCCCTGCGCGCCGACATCGGCTGGGGGCCGAACTGGGCGCAGGCCGTACCCGCCGGCCACTGACGCATATCGAAAGCGCGTTGACGGCGTTTCCGCAGGACAACTACCATCCCTGAGCCACGCCGGCCTGCCCGGGCCGGTGAAATCCACGAAGCGCCGGTCCGCGGCATGCGTGGCGGAGGGAGATGGTCCAGATCGAGACGACAAGCGAGACGAAGGCCGCGCCCCAGCGCGACCTGACCCCTGAGGAGCTGCGCGAGGCGATCGAGACGTCGCTTCGCGATTTCAAGGAAGGCGACATCGTCGACGGCGAGATCGTCAAGATCGATCGTGACGAGGTACTGCTCGACATCGGCTACAAATCCGAGGGGGTCATCCCCGCCAAGGAGCTCTCGATCCGCCACGACGTCGACCCCAACGAGGTCGTGCACGTCGGCGATCACGTGGAGGCCCTGGTCCTTCAGAAGGAGGACAAGGAGGGCCGGCTCATCCTCTCCAAGAAACGTGCCCAGTACGAACGGGCATGGGGCCGGATCGAAGAGGTCATGCGCTCCGGAGGGACGATCCGTGGCCCCGTCATCGAGGTTGTCAAGGGCGGATTGATTTTGGACATCGGACTTCGAGGCTTCCTCCCCGCGTCGCTCGTCGATCTGCGGCGGGTTCGAGACCTGCATCCGTTCGTCGGGCAGGAGCTGGAAGCGAAGATCATCGAGCTCGACCGCAACCGGAACAACGTCGTGTTGTCGCGCCGCGCGTTCCTCGAGGAGTCGCAGAGCGAGGGACGCAAGAAGTTCCTCGAGTCGCTGCAGAAGGGCGAGCGCCGAAAGGGAACCGTGTCGTCGATCGTGAACTTCGGTGCCTTCATCGACCTCGGTGGCGTCGACGGACTCGTGCACGTATCCGAGCTGTCGTGGAAGCACGTCGATCA
Encoded here:
- a CDS encoding transporter substrate-binding domain-containing protein, which produces MNKLRIMLAAAAAFVLLAACAGNEPEDGVGATGATNETGATGATGETGAIPEFSTLEEGVLQVGSCLDYPPFEQVKNGEEVGFDVDMTEEIASRLGLTVEWIRADFDTIFTAVAGGQFDMVAAASTITEEREQTVDFSDSYFNSRQALVINTNETPDIASTDDLQEGDVVGVQRGTTGAAWARDNLESNGIELQTFTSATDGLRALEGGGMTAFIADEPFVAEAIADLPSLEVVEGIDTDEKYGFAFSPENPELHDAVNVVLAEIIADGTYRTFYEKWFPGAPLPPEFEPTA
- a CDS encoding amino acid ABC transporter permease; this encodes MAEVTLDTRPPVREAPPDTRGPSSPQSLTALWLGIGSIAAVFGGTIALILNYELSPRVLTPSCIDLQLTREIRGALGVCNFVEALRSSAETAMLLIGIALGVVAMTFGWSIRGRMDTFRRREQAITGAVLGLQGVFIALVILAFREGRPDLFAKNFLNFAVIGPYFPGPFFSAIKNTIVLAFVGETGGIVIGMVLAVLSLSTRSAARAPARAYINLFRGTPLIWQLATGYFVLLLGFDIRPSTFLVAMGIFALNTGAYAAEVFRAGIQSIERGQIEAARSLGMTYLQAMRFAIVPQAIRRVIPPLMNEFVILIKDTALVVVLGLTTSQQELFAWARAGQSDTFNATFFTAAALGYLVVTLPLIRLVNAVERRLRSGLVGIAGATA
- a CDS encoding amino acid ABC transporter ATP-binding protein: MSEIRSAPMPPPDEEPLIRMDGVHKWFGDNHVLRGIDVSLEPGEVEVIVGPSGGGKSTLLRCANLLERPTLGKVWFMNEDITDIRCDLNAVRSKMGMVFQQFNLFPHMTALGNITVALERVLRLNDAEARDRAIVQLQHVGLEHKADSYPGQLSGGQQQRVAIARALAMTPRLMLFDEVTSALDPELVGEVLGVMRQLAEEGMTMMVVTHEMGFAREVGTWMVFVDGGVIAERGRPKEMFANPQTDRLRQFFSKVL
- a CDS encoding cupredoxin domain-containing protein, which codes for MAVPRRTLLLAAAALTVTGVAAVVAFALRSGAGQSHRPSANPEGPYVVSAIDYHFHDAHPTFPIGPDRDLVVKNVGRNLHNVTIPALGYSQDVRPGQEVTIADVAEQLGAPGRYPFFCRFHRDRGMKGSIVIANA
- the efeU gene encoding iron uptake transporter permease EfeU, which codes for MGAAFVIALREGIEAALIVSIVLAYLKQLGRSDRSHLVWWGTGLAVALSAIVGTIIFSVGAEFEGTAEQVFEGLVTLTAVGVLTWMIFWMRRQGARIKSELQQKVDTALTAGGLALAAIAFFAVLREGVETALFLFAAAEGTAVEGGGVAAQLLGAMLGLGLAVVLGVLLYRGGIRMNLRTFFKVTGVILVVVAAGLFAYSVHELQEAGWLPFLESPAFDLSATLPDDEGVGAVLRGLVGYNADPGVLEVVAWAAYLVVVGTLYLRPTQPLPSRRVVMDAANR
- the polA gene encoding DNA polymerase I; the protein is MTSRVSDQPKRLFLLDGHSLSYRAFFALPTSLQTTTGQITNAVYGFTSMLIKLLTEEKPDLIAVAFDIGAPTVRLEKYAEYKAGRAEAPGEFREQLGLIVEVLETLRIPVLGIERHEADDVIATLALQAVEEGIDTTIVTADRDFFQMVRPGISVMFNVKGISDIRRYDVDAVTARYGLPPEKYRDFVALKGDPSDNIPGVPGVGDKTATKLVQDFGSVEQLLERTDELKGKLKEAIEAAGEQLRLNKELAELDTSLELEVRPEECVMGEWDLEAVRRLFTSLEFRTLFERLEEVGRSTKPAFEMSELDLRETTAEEVATLVSSDAPKAVRLRIDDGRIGGIAVSAGGGQAAYAPLAKWNDVSAALASAAPKWAHDAKDTEAAVLAAGGALGGVVVDTMLAGYLLDPAAPSFDLSALAETYLGVDVLGSVEEEAAAEATGQLFGDGWRATAAEAAAVALLAPAMLERIDKAGLRRLLDEVELPLSSVLARMQAAGVALDVGYLEEIAEGMRDKMATLKADIYRHAGEEFNLNSPPQLRAILYEKLKLAPSKRTSKGQLSTDASVLEKLRDAHPIVEALLAWRELDKLNSTYLEALPRQVDPRDGRVHTTFNQTGAATGRLSSSNPNLQNIPSRGELGRQIRRAFVPGSSGQLLLVADYSQIELRILAHLAGDEGLKAAFESGTDIHTATSARVFDLPEDQIDPATRSRAKAINYGLAYGMNAWGLASRLEITPDEAQEFIDAYFESFPQIREYLDRQVARAAAEGFTETLLGRRRYIPELHAANPRVRDMGRRMALNAPIQGSAADVFKLGMLRVDEAVRESSFECRMLLTVHDELVFEVAKDRVEEAGEVVKKQMESAYELTVPLRADIGWGPNWAQAVPAGH
- the rpsA gene encoding 30S ribosomal protein S1 — its product is METTSETKAAPQRDLTPEELREAIETSLRDFKEGDIVDGEIVKIDRDEVLLDIGYKSEGVIPAKELSIRHDVDPNEVVHVGDHVEALVLQKEDKEGRLILSKKRAQYERAWGRIEEVMRSGGTIRGPVIEVVKGGLILDIGLRGFLPASLVDLRRVRDLHPFVGQELEAKIIELDRNRNNVVLSRRAFLEESQSEGRKKFLESLQKGERRKGTVSSIVNFGAFIDLGGVDGLVHVSELSWKHVDHPSEVVQVGQEVEVEVLDVELERERVSLSLKATQEDPWKEFERRYSAGEIIDGQVTKLVPFGAFVRVAPGIEGLVHISEISDQHVDSPESVLSVGDEVRVKVIEVEVARRRVSLSMRQVGGALPTPRETEIEEEAGPAGAGTAP